One Chitinivibrionales bacterium genomic window, GGTGCAGCCGGGTGCTGGCCGCAGCAAGATTCAACCTTCCGCCGGGCGCACCCGCGAGAGCAGCAATTGTTCGGGTTTAAAGTGATTATTGATTTCCGGTAATCAATTTATCTTTTTTTCATTTATTGTTGCTTCAGCATGAATAAAACGCATATCACAGGCATAATTTTCATCATCTTTGCTTCATGCACCGTCCATCCGCCGCTCACGCTTGACACCGCGCGTGCCACACTCGCGCCGGTTATTTCAGCTGACTCAATCAAGTCAGTGACGGGAAGCGGCGAAATCCTTCTTGCGCAGAACGGCGAGCAGCTTTCGCTGAGTTTCGACCTTGCCTGGCAGGGCGATGCGTCGTTCAGCGCGCAGTTTTACGGCCCCATGGGCATGAACCTCGCCTCGATAAAGTCCGTCACCGCCACGCGCTGGCTATTGCAGGCCGGCGATTCGCAATATACCCAGGCACCCTCGCAGAACATCCGCGTGGGCAGTGGTTTTCTGGAATATCCGCTGACGTGGGCCGAGCTCGTGGCCGCGCTCACCAGCCGCTTTCCCTGCCGTTCGGACCTGTCGTCGCGGCCTGACTCCATGTACATTGACAAAAAAGGCATCCTGCTGTTGTGGCGGGGGAGAAGCTATGCCGGCCGTTCGGTTGATATTTCGGCGCTCGCGGATAATAAAACATATCGTTTGGCCGAAATCATTTATCAAGGAACTAAAAACAGGTGCGAAGAATTGATTTTCTCGGGTTTTTCCAAGGGGAGCGCCAAAGAAATTAAATTTGTTTCTTCAAGCGGCAATTATTTTTATGTTAAATATCACACGCTGACCATCCGCACCCGGAAGGCATCCTGAACGTGGTAAGAAAAATCCTGTGTGCCGCATGCTGCGGCCTGTCTCTGTCCGCTCCTGTCTTTTCACAGTACGACATGGCCGGCACGACGGCATTTCCCTTCCTAAATCTTGATTACGACAGCCGCACCATTGCGATGGGCGGCGTGTCCGTTGCAATGCCGAATGATTTATACGGTATTACCTATAACCCCGCCGCAGCCGGCTATATCACCAAACGAGAGGCGGCGTGCGGATTCCGTTCCATTGTCGATGATGTCTGGGGCGCGCCGCTCGGGTTTGCCATGCCTTATTTAAATCTTGGGGTGTTCAGCATCCATCTCGTGGACGTGTCCTTCGGCTCGCTCAAGGAGCAAGTGGAAAACGTCGACGGCACCCCGCTCCAAACCGGCGTTACATGGAATTCGTATGCGATCGTGGGTGGGCTTTCATGGTCGAAAATCGTGTGGGAAAACCTGTCGATCGGCGGCACGCTCAAAGGAGTGCACCATTACATCGGGAGCAGCACCAGCGAGCATTACTCGGCCGACGCCGTTGCCGTGCAGGCGGGAATGCAGTACCGGTGGCTGAATTCGCGGGTGATTGCCGGACTCGTTCTCGACAACGCCGGCTTGATGGTCGCGGAATACTCTGACCAGACTGAAGACCTCAAGCTGCCGCTCTCGGTTTCGGCCGGGGTTTCCTACTCGCCGGTGTATGTCCCGAGCCTCAGGGTCGGCCTCGATCTGCAGCAGCCTGCCGACGGTTTTCTCATCTACAAGCTGGGCGCCGAGCTCGCGGTTTACAAAAAGTATCTGCTTGTCCGCGCCGGATACTCCTTTGCCGAGCCCGACCTCGAGGCGCAGCTCAAAGTGCTCAGGGGCGAGAGCAACGACAATTACCAGAAGTCAAATTGGGCAGGTTTTTCCTTCGGCGTCGGCATCAACGCGCCTATCGGCATTTCCGACGTGGGGATCGACGCCGCACTACAGCTGCGTGACGACATTGATCCAGCGTTTTCATTGAGTTTACTGGTAGGATTCTGAAAGACAGCGGCCAGGATCCGGCGGTCGGAAATCAGCGGTCAGCTGGACAAATTCCAATATTTTTCGATTCTGCAATCTTCAATTTACCTTCTACAATCCTTCACTGTCTGCTCAATGTTCGGGCAATGGTTATTTCCCATATGCCTATGCCCACGGTGATGCCGCCAAGGGTGACCAGGGAAAGGGAGAAGGGGAGTATATCCTGCTTTTCCAGAATTGCAGCGCCCGCGATCACGGCAAGGACTCCTGCCGAAATATTGTAGATTCCCATTGCCCTATGAAAATTCCCCAAACTGCGGAACATTTGCCGGGCGTTTTGAGCGAGGCTGTCGCGGGAAGACGGGGCCTTGAAAAGGGCGAGGGAATCTGCTGACGATTTTTGGCGCGTGTTCGAAGCCTTGCTCTGCGCCGGAGCCAAAGGCTTTTCCACAGAATCTTCAATTGCGAGCAATGAATCTGAGGATGGTGTTATTTGTTTATCGGCGGCGGCCCTGCGGGAGGAGGAGTCCTGCTTGGCGGAAGTGGTTGCCGCAAAAGTTGAAACGGCAGGGAAAGCGAAAAAAATCACAGAGAAAAGAAATAGTATTTTCCTGCAATGCCGCATCAATGGAAAATCTCTTTTTCCACGAAAGAGGAAAAGCTGATTTTATTAAATATCCTCAACCAGTTTCCTGAGCCCGGATTTTTCGAATTGCACTAAAATACGCGTTGGAACACCTTTGTCTTTTCCCACAACAAGGCCTTTGTCCTTGAATTTCTTGTGGGTTATTGTTTCTCCTATAACATAATGATTTTTTGGGATATAGTCCCGGGTCGGACAGTCTTTTTTAACAGCTTCTTCCGAGGCGAGAAGGTCTTTCCCGGAATAGCAGAAGGTTTTACGGCATTTTGTGCAAAAATATTCAAAGGTCGCTTCTTTATCCAGCAATCTGCCGTTGCCCGCAATGCTTCTGTCGAGTTGTGCCGGAAGGGTTTTCTGGCAAAAACGGCAGTAGGCGGTAAGGTCGGCAACAGGTGAAAAGGACGGGGATGCCATGGATTCTCCTTATCTTAAGATGATTATTACCAGTTTCTTGTATCTTTTTGAATTTAAAACTCTTGATGGAAATTAACTTATGGCACCTTTACATTGCAAGAATAACCTTGCTGTCCTTGACCGGGTACTATCATATATTTTCTTAGCGGATTTAAAATGGAGGGGCTTGTGCGCGTTGTTTTCATGGGATCGTCCGAGTTCGGCATTCCGGCCATCGAAGAAATAACGAAAAAGGGTCATTCCATTGCCGGAATAGTGAGTACGCCTGCGCGCGAAAAGGGCCGTGGACTGGCGCTTGCGGATTCTCCGGTGGTTGAATTTGCCCGCCAAAAGGGACTGTCGCCCGTTTTTACTCCCGAAAAACTCTCATCAGACTCTTTTGCGGAGGAATTGAAAAAAACCAAGGCTGATGTTTTCATCGTCGTCGCATTTCGCATTCTCCCAAAAACCGTTTTCAGCATTCCGCCCCTCGGCACCTACAATATACACGCGTCGCTTCTCCCGCGATACCGGGGACCAGCGCCGATCCAGCGCGCCATTGCCGCGGGCGAAACAGAAACCGGCGTAACCATTTTCCGCATCAACCAGGGAGTGGACACCGGCGAAATGGTTCTCTTAAAAAAAACCACCATTGCGGATGATGAAACGACGCCGGAATTAAGCGGACGCCTCTCAAAGCTCGGGGCCGAGGCGCTTGGCGAAGCGCTGGAGCTTATCAAAGAGGGGAAAACGAAGTTCATCGTCCAGGATGATTCACTGGCATGCGGCGCGCCAAAACTATTGAAATCCGAGGGGAAGATTTCATGGGACATGGCCGCCCCAGAAATTTTCAACAGGATCAGGGCGTTCAAGCCGTTTCCCGGCACGTTCACGTTTCTCGATCACCTGCGCATCGGCATCGAGTGGGGAATTCCTGTCGGTACCGGCGCCGCGCGTGCCGTCGAAGCCGGCACGGTGTATGAGATCGGCGCCGACGGATTTGACGTGCAATGCGGATCGGGCAGACTCAGAGTGCTTAGGGTGAAACCCGAAGGAAAAAAATCCATGCCTGCCGCGGACTTTGTTCGCGGCAGGGGAATATCCCAGGGAACGAGGTTCTCATGAACTCCCGCGGCATAGCGCTCCGCATCCTCCAGGCTTGGGACAAAAGGCCGGGCATTCTCGACAACGCGATCGACCGCGAACTGTCACAGAGCTCCCTTGACCACCGCGACAGGCGCTTTGTGTTCGAACTGGTGAACGGCGTCGTGCGCCGCCGTCTCACGCTCGACCATGTGCTGGGCCAATTCGTGCAGGACCCGGCCGTGCTTCAAAACCAGTATATCATGCGCATTCTGGAAATCGGTGCGTACCAGATTTTATACATGGACCGCGTTCCGGACCACGCAAGCGTCAACGAGTCGGTGAACCTCACGCGGCTGGCAAGGCGCACCATGCACAGCGCGGGCCTGGTGAACGCCACGCTGCGCGCCATGATCAAGGACCGAAAGCGCATCAAACTGCCTGACCCGCAAAAAGACCTCGGGCAGCGGCTGTCCGTTGAATTTTCCCATCCCAAATGGATGGTCTTGCGCTGGCTTTCGAGGCTCGGCCTGACGAAAACAAAACTACTGCTGTCGTTCAACAACGAGAGACCCGACATCTTTTTACGCCGAAAACTCCACGGTCTCTCGAGGCCGCAGTTCGAAACAGAGTCAAAGGAATTTTGCGACAGCGCCGGCGGATACCTCAACCTCTATTACAAGCTCAACAGGCAGGTCATGCCCGAAACGCTCCCGCTTTTCAAGGAAGGCGCGTGCACGGTGCAGGCGCCGTCGTCCGGATGGGTGGTCGCCCTGCTTGACATTACGCAAAACGACCGGATGCTGGATGTGTGCAGCGCGCCGGGAGGAAAAAGCGCGCTTGCGGCCGAATTGACCGGCGGCAGCGGCGCGGTTGTCGCATGCGAATTGCGCAAGAACCGCATGAACGCGGCCATTGAAACGGTGCGGCGGCTCAGGCTTGCCAACGTGCTGCCGTGTTTGTGCGACGGCGTGTCTCTGCCGTTTAAATCCGGCGCATTTTCCAAAGTGCTGCTTGATGCGCCCTGCTCCGGCACCGGCGTTCTTCACCGGCATCCCGAAGGCAGGTGGATAAAAGGGGAGAGCGACATTCCGCGGCTGGCCGCGCTCCAGAGAAAACTTCTGGATGCGAGCGCCGCCATTGTCGCAAAAGGCGGGGCGATGGTGTATTCGACCTGCTCCCTGGAGCCCGAGGAAAACGAACAGGTGGTTGAAGGATTCTTGAAAGACCATGCCGAATTCGCGCTTGAAAAGCCGCCGGCCGCGATTCCGGAAACGTTTGTGGATATGAAGGGGTATTTGCGGATCACGCCGTGGGAGCATAGGATGGATGGTATGTTCGGGGCGAGGTTGAAGAAATTGTAGATTGCGGAATGAGGATTGCTGATTGAAAGAAAAAAAGTATCAATAAAAAGCTGTCATGCGAAGAAAGGAAGAATTAAAAATGAAGTGGATTGAAGCTCTACTTTCTGACATAGCTGATTTGCTTGGATGGCTTTTTAAATCATTTCCAGCTATATTTTCTTTATTGGCTATAGCCGGAATTTTATTATGGATATGGGGCCATGGATTATATCAAAAAATTGGGTTTACTGCCTTCTTTATACTTGCTATCGGCTTTTTTTGGGTGTTATATCGTGAGCAAAATATTGAGCCATGAGAGATATGCTAAAACATTTAATTGGCTTTTTTAAAATTCATAATAAAAATTCCCTTGTCTTTTCCCCTCTACATCAATACAATTAAATCATACCACTCATTAACATCGTAAAAAACCCTGAAAGGAATTTTCATGAAGTACGAAATCGAAAACAAGGGCCCGTTCAAGATGATCCACATCATCGGCAACATCGACTCCGAGGAGAACACGAAAAAGCTTGACGACGACATCTTCAACAGCATCAAGGCCGGGCACCACCATTTTGTGTTCAACCTCGAGAAGACCACTTACCTCGACAGCGCGGGCATCAGCATCTTCATCCACTGCCTGTGCGACGTGCAGGAAAACAAGGGCTCGGTGTACATCATCGCCAAGGACAACCAGGTGCGAAAGGTGCTCGAGATGGTGGGCATCGACCGCCTGATGAAGACCTTCAAGTCTGAGGAGGAGTTCATCAAGGCACTTAAAGTAAGTGTCTGACGAACCATTTTCCTGCTTTGTCAAACTATAGTCCATAATTATCCTTATGGCGGTGAAGGCCCCCTGGGGGTGCGGGCTTCCACAGCCTCCTTTTATAAAATCCAAAATAAATCTACGGGGTTGGCGCTGGGGGCGATGATAAAAAGGGAATGGTGGTTGACTTACGCCAAGCCTTACGCGACTGGGGAACGCCCAACTCAATTTTATAATTCAACAAAAATCAGAAATACATGTCCAGATACAAATACAGCGACGGCACCGCATAAAACGGGGTGTGGTACGGATCGCTGGTTCCCGGAACGTTCCAGACGATGTCGAAGCAGAGGCTGCGGCGGACGGTCGGCGCTATGATGCGGAAACCGGTCCCGGCGCCGCCGCCGTTTTCGCGGATGCCCATGGGATGCCGTATGTCGTGCCAGATGTGTCCGGCGTCGCCGATGACCGCGCCGTCAACGCGGAAATAAAAGTCCCTGAACATGTCGTTGATATATCCGAAAACCCCGTTCCTGAAGGCATCGTTGAGATTCGAGAAAAACCAGGCATCAAAGGTGGGCGTTGTCCAGAGCGGAAACCGGTACTCCGCGGAAAGAATAACGTAATCGTTCATTTCGTAGGAACGGCCGAAATAATTCGCGGGGTACCCTCTCACGCTGCCGTCGCCGCCCATGTACAGGTTCCGGTATGGACCCGCGTCGTTGGAGCGGAGCAGGGCCTGGAGCCGGTATGCCATGACATTGCTCTGCCAAAAGCCCTGGTGATACAGCCTGAAATCGGAGTACAGCTGCAGATATCTGAGATATTGCGTGTACATCGCATTGGTAAAGGCCTGCGACAGGAAGTTCCAGCCACTCGTGGGGTCGAACGACCTGTTCCGCTGGTCGGTGGTGAACCCCAACACAAACGTCGCCTCCGAAAACGATGTGATGAGATTGTTTTGCGGAACGCTGTCTATCCGGTTGTACGACCCGCCGAAGGCGGCGTAGATGCGCGAATCCGCGGGCAGTTTACGTGAAAATGACACTTTTCCGTTTGCCACTTTCCGCTGTCGCGGCTCACCCAGGTCCGGGGATTCGTTGTAGTCAACGGTTACCCCGGCGCCATAGGGGGACGGCAGAAACGGCTTGCTCCACGAAATGCCGATGCCCCGTTCGGTCCAGAACGTTCCGCGAATCGAAAGGGTCTCAAACAGTCCCCTGAAATTGTACAGCGACATCCCGAGCCTCATCTTCCACCAATAGTCGCTCGTGTCGCCGTAAACGCCCTTGCTGTAATAAAAGGAATAGTCAGGCTGGACGGACAGAAGTTCCTTTACAAGCACATATACGTACACGCCGTCTTTCTTACGGATATTGAACACCTTGACGCTGGAGAAAAGATCGGTGTTCATGAGCTGCTTCTGGCCGGCGGCGGTGCGGGCAGAATCGAAAACGGCGCCGCTGTCGAGGTGGAGATACATCCTGAGAATCCGCGACTGGGTGATGAGGTTCCCGTTGATGGTGATGGAAACGATGGTGTCGTTTTCCGGCACCGGACCGATGGTGTCCTTGGGCGGTTCGGGAACCGTGTCCGCTTTGACAGACAGAAAAACCAGCAGCAGCGCGGCAAGCGGCGGGATAAATGTTGCTGAAAAACGGTTCATCGGCTGATAGTGGTTAAGGTGGTCCGCCCCTCGGGCGGCATACTCAGGAAGGTGGAATACGATTTCACTGCGGATCGCCGCTGGCAGTCCATGCTAAAAGTGCTCTTACTAAAAAAAGAAAATTGTCCTTAGTTAAAATCCCGGCATTCATGTCCATACATGGTAAAAAAAGGGAAAGAAGATCCGTAAGCCGGGTTCTGTTCTAGCAATCATTTATCTGGCCGGCGCCTGCGCGCCGGCATTGAGCGACCTACCCGAAGGAATGGGAGACGGACAGCCTCCGCGCCCTTGCGGGCGCCTCCTCCATGCTTGGTCTTGCACCGGATAGGGTTTTTCAGCCATGCCGCGTTGCCGCCGCATGCGGTGGGCTCTTACCCCGCCTTTTCACGTCTCACTCCGCGCCGGGATTGCTCCAAGCGCGGGGCGGTCTGTTCTCTGTGACACTTTCCGTGCGCGGGTGACCCGCGCCCCCTGCTTGACGAAGGGTATCCTGTCCTGCGGTGCCCGGACTTTCCTCTCCGGCAGAGCCGGAGCGATTGCCCGATCTTCTTTCCCTGCTGTAAAATAATCGATGCAGCAATACCGTGTCATATACGTCGTTGGGATGAAAGATATTCTCCCCTTTGTAATTTAATAAGGGACGATTATAAATATAAGGGCAACTGAAAGCGGCGGAAAATCTGTCGCTCACTTCATTTTATAGTGTGAGTTAACCGGTATAATAAACTAATTTTACTAAGAGAGCGCCTTTTTTTATTTTAATGAAGAGGTATCTTATCGCTGGAACCATGAAATAAGGTTAAAAGGGGAGCATTATGAAGATCAGTGGGGCGGGTGTTCGCGCATTTTTCTTTTTAATTTGCATCGCATCAGTCACGGCGTATGCCGATATGACGCTGGACCAACTCATCAAGTCGAAGAAGTATTCCGACGCCGTCGCCTATGCCGACGCAAAGCTTCCCTCCACGGCGCGCACCGCCGATGTCTGGGTGAAGATCGGCATCGCCAACGAGGAACTCGGTACCACCGAAAAGGCGCTCGCGTGCTTCCTGGTCGCCTCGCGTATGGACGTGAAAAGCTACGACGCCCAGCTCGGCATCGCGCGCGTCTACAACAAACTCAACCAGCCCGACAATGCCTTGACTTTTGCCAAAAAGGCGATGGACCTGCAGTCGACCGGCGAGGCAAGCTGGGAATACGCCAAGGCGTGCATGGCGCTCAAGAGGCCGGCTGATGCGCAGGAGGCCCTCGAAAAGGTCATTCAGTCCGACCCCAGCAACGCCGCGGCAAGCCGCGGGCTAGCCGAGATCTACTGGCAGCAGAAGGAATATAAAAAGGCGATTCCCCTTTTAAAAGTGGCCTACGCCTCCAATCCGAACCCTGAGGACGCATACAAGATTGGCCGTTCCCTGCTTGAGTCAAACAAGATTGATTCAGCGATTTTTTATTTAAAAGAGGCCATTTCCCGCAATCCCAACTTTTACGCCGCCAACCTCGACCTGGCCCGCGCGTATTTCCTTAAAGACAAGTTCCTTGCCGCGGCCAACGAATATGAAAAGGTCGCCGACAAGGTGAGGCTGTCGGCCATGGACCAGTACAACCGCGCCATATGCCAGGAGAAAACCGGCAGCATGGACGCGGCGCTCAAGGCCTACCGCGCAGCCGCCGACGCCTTCGGTCCCGACAAGTCTCCCGAAGCCACCACCGCGCACCTCAAGGCGGGAAACGCCGACCTCGAAAAAAAGAATTACGAGTCGGCGCTCGTGCATTTCCGTTACATCGCGGCCGCTGATTCCGAGGGCACAAGGGTGCCCGAAATACAGTTTCTCCTCGCCGATGCGTACAGCGGTGCGGGCAACATGCCCAAGGCGATCGCATGCCTCGAAAAGGCGCTCGCCACCGACAACAAGAACGTGGAGGCGTACGCCCGGCTGGCCGACCTGTACCAGAAAAGCGGTGCGCCCGACAAGGCGCGGCAGATTTACGAAAAGATAACCACCATTAACCCGAACGATCCGAAGATATTCATCACGCTCGGCGATTACAGCCTCAAGTCGAAGAAATACACCGACGCGCTCAGGTACTACGAAAAAAGCTACATCATCGACAAGAACGTCAAGGCGGCGGCCGGCATGTCTGCGGCGGCGGCGGCCCTCGAGCAGTGGGACAAGGCCATTGACGCGGCGGAATCGGCGATACGGCTCGATCCGTCCCTCATCGAGCCGAGGGTGGTGCTGTCGAAGGCGTTTTTACGCAGCGACCGTTACAAGGAGGCCAAGGAGCAGCTCGATTTTCTCGTGGGGAAAAAGCCGTTCGACGTGGAATACTGGAAGCAGCTCGCGTACTGCTACAAGCAGCTCAACGACCCGGTCAACATGTCGTACGCCGACAAGAAGATCGTGGAGATGGACAAGACCAACGTCGAGTCGCGCCTGCGCCTGGGCGCGTACCTGCTCGCGCAGCGGGAATACAAGCAGGCGTTCGACATTTACAAAGAGCTTTCGGTGCTCACCCCGCAGAACCCCGAGGTGTTCAAAAGCCTCTACGAGATCACGCTTAACAGCGGTGACAAGGCCATGGCGGCCGGCTATCTCAAGAAGTACATCGCCTTCAATCCCAACGACGCGGTGGCGCAGCGCAACCTGGGGAACCTCTACTACGAGGTGAAAAACTACGACGCGGCGCTCATGGCGTTCCGTGCCGCGATCAAGCTTGATCCGACCATCAAGGGCGTTTACAAACCGTATGCCGACATCGTGATCGCCAAAGGGCTCAAGGAGGAGCTGGCGACCGCGCTCGCCGGCGCGGTGAACGCGGGCGAGGCCGACGGGAACATGTATGCCATGCTCGGCGGTGTGTACCAGAAACAGGGTCTCTGTCCCAAGGCGATAGAGCTCTA contains:
- the rsmB gene encoding 16S rRNA (cytosine(967)-C(5))-methyltransferase RsmB, yielding MNSRGIALRILQAWDKRPGILDNAIDRELSQSSLDHRDRRFVFELVNGVVRRRLTLDHVLGQFVQDPAVLQNQYIMRILEIGAYQILYMDRVPDHASVNESVNLTRLARRTMHSAGLVNATLRAMIKDRKRIKLPDPQKDLGQRLSVEFSHPKWMVLRWLSRLGLTKTKLLLSFNNERPDIFLRRKLHGLSRPQFETESKEFCDSAGGYLNLYYKLNRQVMPETLPLFKEGACTVQAPSSGWVVALLDITQNDRMLDVCSAPGGKSALAAELTGGSGAVVACELRKNRMNAAIETVRRLRLANVLPCLCDGVSLPFKSGAFSKVLLDAPCSGTGVLHRHPEGRWIKGESDIPRLAALQRKLLDASAAIVAKGGAMVYSTCSLEPEENEQVVEGFLKDHAEFALEKPPAAIPETFVDMKGYLRITPWEHRMDGMFGARLKKL
- a CDS encoding BamA/TamA family outer membrane protein, whose product is MNRFSATFIPPLAALLLVFLSVKADTVPEPPKDTIGPVPENDTIVSITINGNLITQSRILRMYLHLDSGAVFDSARTAAGQKQLMNTDLFSSVKVFNIRKKDGVYVYVLVKELLSVQPDYSFYYSKGVYGDTSDYWWKMRLGMSLYNFRGLFETLSIRGTFWTERGIGISWSKPFLPSPYGAGVTVDYNESPDLGEPRQRKVANGKVSFSRKLPADSRIYAAFGGSYNRIDSVPQNNLITSFSEATFVLGFTTDQRNRSFDPTSGWNFLSQAFTNAMYTQYLRYLQLYSDFRLYHQGFWQSNVMAYRLQALLRSNDAGPYRNLYMGGDGSVRGYPANYFGRSYEMNDYVILSAEYRFPLWTTPTFDAWFFSNLNDAFRNGVFGYINDMFRDFYFRVDGAVIGDAGHIWHDIRHPMGIRENGGGAGTGFRIIAPTVRRSLCFDIVWNVPGTSDPYHTPFYAVPSLYLYLDMYF
- the fmt gene encoding methionyl-tRNA formyltransferase yields the protein MRVVFMGSSEFGIPAIEEITKKGHSIAGIVSTPAREKGRGLALADSPVVEFARQKGLSPVFTPEKLSSDSFAEELKKTKADVFIVVAFRILPKTVFSIPPLGTYNIHASLLPRYRGPAPIQRAIAAGETETGVTIFRINQGVDTGEMVLLKKTTIADDETTPELSGRLSKLGAEALGEALELIKEGKTKFIVQDDSLACGAPKLLKSEGKISWDMAAPEIFNRIRAFKPFPGTFTFLDHLRIGIEWGIPVGTGAARAVEAGTVYEIGADGFDVQCGSGRLRVLRVKPEGKKSMPAADFVRGRGISQGTRFS
- a CDS encoding STAS domain-containing protein, which produces MKYEIENKGPFKMIHIIGNIDSEENTKKLDDDIFNSIKAGHHHFVFNLEKTTYLDSAGISIFIHCLCDVQENKGSVYIIAKDNQVRKVLEMVGIDRLMKTFKSEEEFIKALKVSV
- a CDS encoding PorV/PorQ family protein, translating into MVRKILCAACCGLSLSAPVFSQYDMAGTTAFPFLNLDYDSRTIAMGGVSVAMPNDLYGITYNPAAAGYITKREAACGFRSIVDDVWGAPLGFAMPYLNLGVFSIHLVDVSFGSLKEQVENVDGTPLQTGVTWNSYAIVGGLSWSKIVWENLSIGGTLKGVHHYIGSSTSEHYSADAVAVQAGMQYRWLNSRVIAGLVLDNAGLMVAEYSDQTEDLKLPLSVSAGVSYSPVYVPSLRVGLDLQQPADGFLIYKLGAELAVYKKYLLVRAGYSFAEPDLEAQLKVLRGESNDNYQKSNWAGFSFGVGINAPIGISDVGIDAALQLRDDIDPAFSLSLLVGF